The genomic region TCGGGGGCCTGCGCGGCTCCACCGTGATCGGCGCCTACGGCATCTCCAAGGCCGCCGACTTCGCGCTGTGCCGCTCGCTCGCCGGCGAATGGGGCCCGAAAGGCGTCCGCGTCAACTGCATTGCGCCCGGCCTCGTCAAGACCGACTTCGCCCGCGCCCTGTGGGAGGACGAGGCCAATCTGAAGCGCCGCACCGCCACCACGCCGCTCCGCCGCATCGGCGAGCCCGACGAAATCGCCGGCGCCGTCGCCTACCTCGCCTCCGACGCCTCGAGCTTCATGACCGGCCAGACCATCGTCATCGACGGCGGCGTGACCACAGCGGCGGTGTAGGGTCACACTACTTGCAATTGTAACGCGCGCACGCTTCACTTCACCCTCCCCTGGAGGGGTCCGGGACGAGCGCAGCTCGCCCGTGGGTCGCTCGCGCGAAGCGCGGGCCGGGTGAAGCCACGCAAATGGTCTCAACATCAATCCGCCGCGCCGCCGCAAAGAAGCTGCGAGCCAACACGACGCCGCACGAGCGGATGTTATGGCGTGCGCTCAAGGAATTTCCGATGGACGGCTCGCATTTTCGCCGGCAGGCACCGATCGGCCCCTACGTCGTCGACTTCTTCTGTCCGGCCAAGCGCCTCATCATCGAGCTCGATGGCGGCCACCACAACGAAGACGATACCGCCGCACGCGATCTCGAACGCCAACGCTGGCTCGAACACGAAGGCTATCGCGTCCTCCGTTTCTGGAATTCGGAGATCGCGACTGACCTGACCGCGGTGATGGAACGCATCTATGTCGAGATGTACGGATCGCGCGAGGCAGAGACGACACCCTTGAAACATCGCCGAACTTAGCAGCCTAGGCGGCACTTTCTCTTACCCTCCCCTGGAGGGGGAGGGTCGATCGCGCGCAGCGCGAGCGGGGTGGGGTGATCTCTCCACACGGGCACTGTTCGATGTCGAGAGACCGTCACCCCACCCCGTCTCACATTTCGCTGCGCTCAATGTGAGCCGACCCTCCCCCTCCAGGGGAGGGTAAGAGGCACCCAACGCATCCAATCTTGACCTTCGGCCTCCAATCCGCTCCCTTTGGCGCGACACAATGACCCCTCCCGGGGAAAAACGCCCAAAGAAAACGCCAAGGTAAGCCGCCATGTCTTTCGTCCTCGCCATCGACCAGGGCACCACCTCTTCGCGCGCGATCGTGTTTCGCGGCGACATTTCCATCGCTGCCAAGGCGCAACAGGAATTCCCGCAGCATTTTCCGGCCTCCGGCTGGGTCGAGCACGAGCCCGAGGACATCTGGACCTCGACCGTGATGGTCTGCCGCGAGGCGATGGAGCACGCCGGCATCACCGCAAAGGACATCGCCGCGATCGGCATCACCAATCAGCGCGAGACCACCGTGGTGTGGGACCGCGCCACCGGCCAGGCCGTGCACCGTGCCATCGTCTGGCAGGACCGCCGCACCGCCGACATCTGCGCCAAATTGAAAGCAGAAGGCCGCGAGGACGTGATCTCGCAGAAGACCGGCCTGATCATCGATCCCTATTTCTCTGGAACCAAAGTCGCCTGGATCCTCGACCACGTCCCTGGCGCCCGCGCCCGCGCCGCGCGCGGCGAACTGATGTTCGGCACCATCGATTGCTATCTGCTCTGGCGCCTCACCGGCGGCAAGGTGCACGCCACCGACGCCACCAATGCTTCGCGCACGCTGCTGTTCAACATCCACACCGGCGAGTGGGACGATGAACTCCTGGAGATCATCGGCGTGCCGCGCTCGATGCTGCCCGAGGTGAAGGATTCCTCCGCCCGCTTCGGCGAGAGCACGCCGGACCTGTTCGGCGGCCCCATCGTCATCGCCGGCATCGCCGGCGACCAGCAGGCCGCCACCATCGGCCAGGCCTGCTTCCGCCCGGGCATGATGAAGTCCACCTACGGCACCGGCTGCTTTGCCTTGCTCAACACCGGCACCACGCCCGTCGTCTCCAGGAACAAGCTGCTCACCACCGTCGCCTACCAGCTCGAGGGCAAGCGCACCTACGCGCTCGAAGGCTCGATCTTCGTCGCCGGCAGCGCCGTGCAATGGCTGCGCGACGGCCTCGGCATCATCAAGCACGCCGCCGAGACCGGACCTCTTGCCGATCAATCGGACTCGATGCAGAGCGTCTATCTGGTCCCCGCCTTCGTCGGCATGGGCGCGCCCTACTGGAATCCGCGCGTCCGCGGCGCGCTGTTCGGCCTCACCCGCAACACCGGTCCCGCCGAGCTCGCCCATGCCGCGCTGGAAAGCGTCTGCTACCAGACCTTCGATCTCTGGGCTGCGATGCGCGCGGACTGGCCGAGCTCGGAAACCGCCAGCGTCGTGCTCCGCGTCGACGGCGGCATGACCGCTTCCGACTGGACCATGCAGCGCCTCGCCGATCTCCTGGATGCGCCGGTGGATCGTCCCGTGATCCAGGAAACCACGGCCCTTGGCGCGGCCTACCTCGCCGGCCTCCAGGCGGGCGTCTATCCCGAGCCGACAAAATTCGCCGACAATTGGCGCCTCGAGCACCGCTTCAAGCCGAACATGAGCCAGGCCACGCGCGAGCGGAAGCTCGCCGGCTGGGCCCGCGCGGTGAAGGGCGTGCTCGCGAGCGACGAAGGGGAGGGGTAGCGATATTTCGTAGCCCGGATGGAGCGCAGCGCAATCCGGGACCGCTGTCGCTGGTGGCACAAATCCCGGATTGCGCTGCGCTCCATCCGGGCTACACGCTCGCCTCTAGACCGTCATTGCGAGGAGCCCTTTCCTTCGATCATCCGGGGGCGGTCGCCTTCTATCAGCGCTCCGGCTTCCGCCCCTTCCGCCGCCAGATCGAAATCGACGACGACCCGCGCCTCGACGGGAGGGCGCCGCGCGATGCGGCGAAGCATGTGCCGATCATCGAATAGCACGGAAGAGCGTAGCCCGGATGGAGCGCAGCGTAATCCGAAGGGCGATTTCTCCGTCGCCGAGCACTCCGCCGTCATCCTGAGGTGCGCGCTCTTGCGCGCCTCGAAGGATGGGCTGCGGGCGCCTGTGGCCCATCCTTCGAGGCTCCCCTTGGCATTCCCGCTCAGCTATCGAAATTCACCGCATTGGTGTTGGCGCCGCAGACCAGAATCGCGACGCGCTCAGTGGGTGAAGGACGATAGCGGCCGGAGAGCACCGCGGCAAAGGCGGCTGCGCCGCCGGGCTCGGCCACGAGGCGCAAGTGCGACCACAGCGCGGCCTGGGCCTGCCGGATCGCATCGTCGCTGACCAGGACGACGCGCTCGACATGGGTGCGCGCGACCGGAAACATCAACTCGCCGACGCGCCGCGGCGCAAGGCTGTCGGCGGCGATGCCGCCGGCCGGCGCATCGACCGGCGCGCCCGCCTCGAACGCGGCGTGCAGGGTTGGCGATTGCTCCGGCTCGACCGCGACGATGCGGGTCCTGCCGGCGTACCACGCCGCAATGCCGCCAATCAGCCCGCCGCCGCCGACCGCCACCAGCAGCGTGTCGATGCCGGGCGCATCCTGCTCCAATTCCAGTCCGACGCTGCCCTGGCCGAGCAGCGTTTCGGCCTGATCGTAGGCATGTACGGACAGCGCACCGGTCTGCGCGACATGCGCCTCGCTGGCGGCGAGCGCATCGGCGTAGCGGTTGCCCGCGATCACGAGCTTTGCGCCGTAAGCCCTGATCCGCTCGGCCTTGGCCGGCGAGGTGATGTCGGGCACGAAGATCGTGGCGGGAATGCCGAGCCGCTGCGCCGCATAGGCCACGGCCGCGCCGTGATTGCCGCCGGAGGCGGCGACGACACCGGTCTGCGGCACCTGCCGCAGCAGCAGATTGGCGAAGGCGCCGCGTGCCTTGAACGATCCGGAATGCTGCAGCATCTCGAGCTTGAACGTGACCGGCGCTGCCGGTAGGCCGAAATCGGCGAGATCGGCCTGAACTAGCGGCGTGCGCCTGATATGGGGACGGATGACCGCGTCGGTCGCCGCAATTCGCTCCCGTGTGATGTCCATTGTCGCTGTCATGATACCGTCCAGGATAGCCCAAGGGAGCGTTGACATCAATTAGGTAATTAGCAAAATGGCTAAATGAAATTTGCCGTCGCCTTGCGCGCGCTCGCCAACGAACGCCGCCTGCAGATCCTGGAATGGCTGCGGGATCCGCGGCGGCATTTTCGCGAGCAGGAAGACGGCGACCTGGTCGAGGACGGCGTCTGCGGATTGCTGATCGCCGAAAAGCTCGGCGTCAGTGCCCCGACATTGAGCGAGCACATGCGGGTGCTGACATCAGCCAAGCTGGTGCGCGCCAAGCGGATCAAGCAATGGACGATGTACAAGCGCAACGAGACCGCCATCGCCGCCATCAAGCGCGCGATCCAGGACGGCTTTTGAGCGCAAGGCCGCCCGCGGGTCTCGTTGCAGCCGGCGCAATGCTCCCTTTCCGAGATTTTCGTTGCGCCGGCCCGAGCCGGTCGTGGAGACTGATCGGCCCTGCCTTGTTCAACGACTGAAGAAGAGCGAGAACCATGTTCCTGATCGGCCAATATGATTCCCCCTTCGTCCGCCGCGTCGCGATTGCGCTGCGGCTTTACGGGCTCGCCTTCGAGCACAGACCGTGGTCGACCTTCGGCGATGCCGACAAGATCGCGCCGTACAATCCGCTCCGCCGCGTGCCGACCCTGGTGCTCGACGACGGCGAGGCGCTGATCGAGAGCATGATCATCCTCGACTATCTCGACGACCTCGTCGGGCCCGAGAAGGCCATGCTGCCGCGCGGCGGCACCGAGCGGCGCAAGCATTTGCGCATCTGCGCGCTCGCCTCCGGCCTCGGCGACAAGGCGGTCAGCCTGCTCTACGAGCGCGTGCTGCGGAAGGAGCAACTCGCGCTGTGGGTCGAGCGTTGCCAGGCGCAGATCGCGGACGTGCTAGAGGTGCTCGAGGCCGAGCGCGCCAAGGTGACGACGCCGTACTGGCTGGGGACGCGCATCGGCCACGCCGACGTCGCCGTCGCTTGCGTCATGCGCTTCACCCGCGAAGCGCATCCCGACCTGTTCGATGCCTCGCGCTATCCAGCGCTCGCGGCCCATAGCGAGCGCTGCGAGGCGCTGGCCCCGTTCCAGGAGATCGTGCAGCCGCTGGCCCCGCCGAAGGGGTGAGATCCCTTACCCTCCCCTGGAGGGGGAGGGTCGATCGCGCAAAGCGCGAGCGGGGTGGGGTGATCTATCCACACGGGCAGTGTTGGACGTGGAGAGACCGTCACCCCACCTCAGTTCGCATTCAGCTTCGCTGCATGCGAACCGATCCTCCCCCTCCAGACAGGGCTATCGCATTTGAGAGCTTTTCCCGGCGGCCATCCTTCGAGACGCCCGCTTTGGGCGGGCTCCTCAGGATGAGGGCGGAGTGTGCGGCAGCAGTTTCAACGAGCACTGACGCTGATTAGCCTCATCCTGAGGAGGCGCGTCAGCGCCGTCTCGAAGGACGAGGCGTGCGCGCAGGCCGACGTCACAAGTCATATGCGATAGCCCTGCCCTGGAGGGGGAGGATGGGCACCGTGCATGTGGGAGGGTTACAGGATACATCCGCCGCCTTTGCGTCACCGCGCGTGACAGCCCGATGATGCAATAATACCCCTGTTTTGCCCGACGCCGCAACGGGATTTCGGCAAGACCGAAAATCCTCAAGCCTTTCAACCCCATCGCTACTGTGCATGGGGTTGTTTTCTCAACTTTTATTTGGCAGGCGCGCCTAGCCCGCCCCCGCGCGCTTTTTCTGCCAGACGAGGTGCACCGCGCAGGTGCAGCCCGGCGGATGCGAGGCGAGGTCTTTCGGCATCTCGTCGTTCGCCGGCGTGGCGGCGAAGGGCTTGTCCCGCGACGGGATGTAGTTCAGCACCGGCGCGAGCCAGCGCTCGGCTTCCGCGACACTCATGCCCTTGCGCGCGGCGTAGTCCTCGACCTGGTCGCGCTCGATCTTGCCGACGCCGAAATAATAGCTTTCGGGGCTGGCAAAATAGAGCCCGGACACGCTTGAGCCCGGCCACATCGCAAAGCTCTCGGTCAGCTTCACGCCGGCGGTGGCCTCCGCATCGAGCAGCTCGAACAGTGTCGCCTTCTCGGTGTGGTCGGGCTGCGCGGGATAGCCGGGCGCGGGGCGGATCCCAGAGTACTTCTCCAGGATCAGCTCCTCGTTGGAGAGCGCCTCGTCCGGCGCATAGGCCCAGAACTCGCGCCGCACGCGCGCATGCATGCGTTCGGCGAAGGCCTCGGCGAGGCGGTCGGCCAGCGCCTTGCACAGGATCGATGAGTAATCGTCGTTGGCCATCTTGAAGCGATCGGCAACCGCATCCTCGCCGATCCCTGCGGTGACGACGAAGCCGCCGATGTAATCCGGCACGCCGGCCGGCGCGATGAAGTCGGACAGCGCCGCGTTGAAGCGGCCTTCGCGCTTCTCCAGCTGCTGGCGCAGCGTATGCAGCGTCGCGATGCTCTTGGTGCGGCTCTCGTCGGCATAGAGCACGATGTCGTCGCCTTGCGCGTTCGCCGGCCAGAAGCCGATCGTCGCGCGCGCCCGGAACCACTTCTCCTTGACGATGGTGTCGAGCATCTTGCGCGCGTCGTCATAGAGCGAGCGCGCGACCTCGCCGACCTTGGCGTCGTCGAGGATGGCGGGGAAGCGTCCGGCGAGCTCCCAGGTCTGGAAGAACGGCGTCCAGTCGATATAGGGCACGAGCTCGGCGAGGTCATATTCGTCGAAGCTGCGGGTGCCGAGGAAGGTCGGCTTCACCGGCTTGTTCGCGGCGAAATCGATCGGCACGCGGTTGGCGCGGGCATCAGCGAGCTTCAACCGCTTCTTGTCGGCCTGCGCGCGCAGATGCGCCTCCGAGATCTTGGCGTATTCGGCGCGCACCTCGGCGGCATAGGCCTCGCGCTTCTCCGGCGAGAGCAGCGCGGAGGCGACGCCGACGGCGCGGCTGGCGTCGTTGACATGCACGACGGGACCGGCGCGATAGCTCGGGTCGATCTTGACCGCCGTATGCACGCGGCTGGTGGTGGCGCCGCCGATCAGCAGCGGCAGCCTCAAGCCTTCGCGCTGCAATTCGCCGGCGAAGAACGCCATCTCGTCGAGCGAGGGCGTGATCAGGCCGGAGAGCCCGACGATGTCCGCCTTTTCCGCCTTCACGGTCTCGACGATCTTCGCCGCCGGCACCATCACGCCGAGGTCGATGACCTCGAAATTGTTGCACTGGAGCACGATGCCGACGATGTTCTTGCCGATGTCGTGGACATCGCCCTTCACCGTCGCGAGCACGATCTTGCCGGCGGACGACGAACCCTCGGTGCCGATGCCGCTCGCAAGGTTGCGCGCCTTCTCCTCCTCCATGAACGGCATCAGGTAAGCAACGGCCTGCTTCATGACGCGGGCGGACTTCACCACCTGCGGCAAAAACATCTTGCCATCGCCGAAGAGGTCGCCGACGACGTTCATGCCGGCCATCAGCGGGCCCTCGATGACGTCGAGCGGGCGCGAGGATTTCTGGCGGGCCTCCTCGGTGTCCTGCTCGATGAATTCGGTGATGCCGTGTACCAGCGAATGCGACAGCCGCTTCTCCACCGGCCATTCGCGCCAGGCGAGATCGGCTTCCTTGCTTTCCGTCTTCTTGCCGCGGAATTTCTCCGCCAGCGCCAGCAGCCGCTCGGACGCGCCGGGATCGCGATTGAGGACGACGTCCTCGCACACTTGCCGCAGCTCCGGATCGATGTCGTCATAGACGATCATCTGCCCGGCATTGACGATGCCCATGTCCATGCCGGCTTTGATGGCGTGATACAGAAACACCGAGTGCATGGCCTCGCGCACCGGCTCGTTGCCGCGGAACGAGAACGACAGGTTGGAGACGCCGCCCGAGACATGCGCGCCCGGCAGGTTCTGGCGGATCCAGCGCGTCGCCTCGATGAAGTCGACGCCGTAATTGTTGTGCTCCTCGATGCCGGTCGCGATCGCGAAGATGTTCGGATCGAAGATGATGTCCTCGGGCGGGAAGCCGATCTTGTTCACCAGGATGTCGTAGGCGCGCTTGCAGATCTCGGTCTTGCGCGCAAACGTATCGGCCTGGCCGACCTCGTCGAACGCCATGACCACCACCGCCGCGCCGTGACGACGCGCTACTTTCGCCTCGTGGATGAACTTCTCCTCGCCTTCCTTCATCGAGATCGAGTTCACGACCGGCTTGCCCTGCACGCATTTCAGGCCGGCCTCGATCACGGAGAATTTCGAGGAATCGACCATGACCGGGACGCGCGCGATGTCGGGCTCGGCGGCGAGGAGGTTGAGGAACGTCACCATCGCCGCTTCGGAATCGAGCAGGCCCTCGTCCATGTTGACGTCGATGATCTGGGCGCCGTTCTCGACCTGGTCGCGCGCGACCTGGAGCGCGGCGGTGTAATCGCCGGCGGTGATCAGCTTGCGGAAGCGGGCCGAACCCGTGACGTTGGTCCGCTCGCCGACATTGACGAAGGGGATCGCGTCGGTCAGCACGAACGGCTCGAGGCCGGAGAGCCGCAGGCGCGGCTCGATATCCGGCACGATGCGCGGCTTGTGCGGGGCGACGCTAGCTGCGATCGCCGCGATATGGTCCGGCGTGGTGCCGCAGCAGCCGCCGACGATGTTGACGAGGCCATCGCGCGCGAACTCGCCGACGAGGCGGGCCATGTACTCCGGCGTCTCGTCATATTGGCCGAACTCGTTCGGCAGGCCGGCATTGGGATAGGCGCACACGAGCGTGTCGGCGACGCGGCCGATGTCGGCTATGTGCGCGCGCAGATCTTCTGCACCGAGCGCGCAGTTGAAGCCGATGGTGATGGGCTTTGCATGTCGCACCGAATTCCAGAACGCTTCCGGCATCTGGCCCGAGAGCAGGCGGCCGGACTTATCGGTGATGGTGCCCGACACCATCACCGGCATGTCGATGCCGCGCTCTTCGGTGATCTCGGCGATCGCATAGAGCGCCGCCTTGGCGTTGAGCGTGTCGAAGATGGTCTCGACCAGCAGGAGGTCGACGCCGCCGTCGATCAGGCCGCGGATCTGCTCGCCATAGGACTTGCGCAAATCGTCGAAGGTGACGGCGCGGTAGCCGGGATTGGAGACGTCGGGCGAGATCGAGGCGGTGCGGTTGGTGGGGCCGATGGCACCGGCAACGAAGCGCGGCTTGCCGTCCTCGGCGGCGACGCGCCGTGCCGCATTGCCGGCGAGGCGGGCGCCCTCGCGCGCCATCTCGTAGACGATGTCGGTGAGGTCGTAATCGGCCTGCGCGATCGAGGTCGT from Bradyrhizobium sp. CB1015 harbors:
- a CDS encoding endonuclease domain-containing protein; translated protein: MVSTSIRRAAAKKLRANTTPHERMLWRALKEFPMDGSHFRRQAPIGPYVVDFFCPAKRLIIELDGGHHNEDDTAARDLERQRWLEHEGYRVLRFWNSEIATDLTAVMERIYVEMYGSREAETTPLKHRRT
- the glpK gene encoding glycerol kinase GlpK translates to MSFVLAIDQGTTSSRAIVFRGDISIAAKAQQEFPQHFPASGWVEHEPEDIWTSTVMVCREAMEHAGITAKDIAAIGITNQRETTVVWDRATGQAVHRAIVWQDRRTADICAKLKAEGREDVISQKTGLIIDPYFSGTKVAWILDHVPGARARAARGELMFGTIDCYLLWRLTGGKVHATDATNASRTLLFNIHTGEWDDELLEIIGVPRSMLPEVKDSSARFGESTPDLFGGPIVIAGIAGDQQAATIGQACFRPGMMKSTYGTGCFALLNTGTTPVVSRNKLLTTVAYQLEGKRTYALEGSIFVAGSAVQWLRDGLGIIKHAAETGPLADQSDSMQSVYLVPAFVGMGAPYWNPRVRGALFGLTRNTGPAELAHAALESVCYQTFDLWAAMRADWPSSETASVVLRVDGGMTASDWTMQRLADLLDAPVDRPVIQETTALGAAYLAGLQAGVYPEPTKFADNWRLEHRFKPNMSQATRERKLAGWARAVKGVLASDEGEG
- a CDS encoding threonine/serine dehydratase, with the translated sequence MSTLPWAILDGIMTATMDITRERIAATDAVIRPHIRRTPLVQADLADFGLPAAPVTFKLEMLQHSGSFKARGAFANLLLRQVPQTGVVAASGGNHGAAVAYAAQRLGIPATIFVPDITSPAKAERIRAYGAKLVIAGNRYADALAASEAHVAQTGALSVHAYDQAETLLGQGSVGLELEQDAPGIDTLLVAVGGGGLIGGIAAWYAGRTRIVAVEPEQSPTLHAAFEAGAPVDAPAGGIAADSLAPRRVGELMFPVARTHVERVVLVSDDAIRQAQAALWSHLRLVAEPGGAAAFAAVLSGRYRPSPTERVAILVCGANTNAVNFDS
- a CDS encoding helix-turn-helix transcriptional regulator, which codes for MKFAVALRALANERRLQILEWLRDPRRHFREQEDGDLVEDGVCGLLIAEKLGVSAPTLSEHMRVLTSAKLVRAKRIKQWTMYKRNETAIAAIKRAIQDGF
- a CDS encoding glutathione S-transferase family protein; this encodes MFLIGQYDSPFVRRVAIALRLYGLAFEHRPWSTFGDADKIAPYNPLRRVPTLVLDDGEALIESMIILDYLDDLVGPEKAMLPRGGTERRKHLRICALASGLGDKAVSLLYERVLRKEQLALWVERCQAQIADVLEVLEAERAKVTTPYWLGTRIGHADVAVACVMRFTREAHPDLFDASRYPALAAHSERCEALAPFQEIVQPLAPPKG
- the metH gene encoding methionine synthase, with the protein product MTVTISPKRTALLNAARERILVLDGAMGTMIQNLQLDEKAFRGERFKNFHRDLRGNNDLLILTQPQAIEDIHAAYLRAGADIVATNTFSTTSIAQADYDLTDIVYEMAREGARLAGNAARRVAAEDGKPRFVAGAIGPTNRTASISPDVSNPGYRAVTFDDLRKSYGEQIRGLIDGGVDLLLVETIFDTLNAKAALYAIAEITEERGIDMPVMVSGTITDKSGRLLSGQMPEAFWNSVRHAKPITIGFNCALGAEDLRAHIADIGRVADTLVCAYPNAGLPNEFGQYDETPEYMARLVGEFARDGLVNIVGGCCGTTPDHIAAIAASVAPHKPRIVPDIEPRLRLSGLEPFVLTDAIPFVNVGERTNVTGSARFRKLITAGDYTAALQVARDQVENGAQIIDVNMDEGLLDSEAAMVTFLNLLAAEPDIARVPVMVDSSKFSVIEAGLKCVQGKPVVNSISMKEGEEKFIHEAKVARRHGAAVVVMAFDEVGQADTFARKTEICKRAYDILVNKIGFPPEDIIFDPNIFAIATGIEEHNNYGVDFIEATRWIRQNLPGAHVSGGVSNLSFSFRGNEPVREAMHSVFLYHAIKAGMDMGIVNAGQMIVYDDIDPELRQVCEDVVLNRDPGASERLLALAEKFRGKKTESKEADLAWREWPVEKRLSHSLVHGITEFIEQDTEEARQKSSRPLDVIEGPLMAGMNVVGDLFGDGKMFLPQVVKSARVMKQAVAYLMPFMEEEKARNLASGIGTEGSSSAGKIVLATVKGDVHDIGKNIVGIVLQCNNFEVIDLGVMVPAAKIVETVKAEKADIVGLSGLITPSLDEMAFFAGELQREGLRLPLLIGGATTSRVHTAVKIDPSYRAGPVVHVNDASRAVGVASALLSPEKREAYAAEVRAEYAKISEAHLRAQADKKRLKLADARANRVPIDFAANKPVKPTFLGTRSFDEYDLAELVPYIDWTPFFQTWELAGRFPAILDDAKVGEVARSLYDDARKMLDTIVKEKWFRARATIGFWPANAQGDDIVLYADESRTKSIATLHTLRQQLEKREGRFNAALSDFIAPAGVPDYIGGFVVTAGIGEDAVADRFKMANDDYSSILCKALADRLAEAFAERMHARVRREFWAYAPDEALSNEELILEKYSGIRPAPGYPAQPDHTEKATLFELLDAEATAGVKLTESFAMWPGSSVSGLYFASPESYYFGVGKIERDQVEDYAARKGMSVAEAERWLAPVLNYIPSRDKPFAATPANDEMPKDLASHPPGCTCAVHLVWQKKRAGAG